From Lysinibacillus sp. SGAir0095, the proteins below share one genomic window:
- the polA gene encoding DNA polymerase I — translation MGKEKLLLLDGNSLAYRAFFALPLLANDSGIHTNAVYGFTTMLQKIVEEEKPTKMLVAFDAGKTTFRHESYGEYKGGRQKTPPELSEQFPYIRKLIDAYQIKRYEKELYEADDIIGTLAKQAENEQMDVIIVSGDKDLTQLATDQVTVYITRKGMTDIEKYTPAHIEEKYGLSALQIIDMKGLMGDASDNIPGVPGVGEKTAIKLLKEYGSVEALYEKIEDMKKSKMKEKLVENEEQAKLSKKLATIFTEAPIDITLEDLNYPGPNEEELLNVWQELSFKSLIEKSDFQVEVKETAELHFDIVQEVTEDMLKDVMAVHVEIENEHYHTCRVLGFAFTDGEKTFYLSFDAMQQNKTIKSWLEDETKKKYMSDSKAAQAILNRVGINLRGVEFDMLLASYIVNPAISGDDIATLAKEFGYTDVQANETIYGKGAKWTVPTESDLAEHVSRKAFAIWSVQPIVEEKLKENEQFELYYDLELPLASILGAMESKGIKVDIPTLEKMGEDLEQKISALEKEIYELADEKFNINSPKQLGVILFEKLGLPVVKKTKTGYSTAADVLEKLQSEHKIVQYILDYRQLAKLKSTYIEGLIKEVHREDSKVHTRFQQALTSTGRLSSTDPNLQNIPIRLEEGRKIRQAFVPSEEGWVLFAADYSQIELRVLAQMSNDENLVEAFNEGMDIHTRTAMDVFHVSEDEVTSNMRRAAKAVNFGIVYGISDYGLSQSLNITRKEAGEFIEKYLESFPGVKEYMDTIVQEAKLKGYVTTILNRRRYLPDITSRNFNLRSFAERTAMNTPIQGSAADIIKKAMIDMDARLKEEGLKSKLLLQVHDELIFEAPKEEIEILERIVPEVMEHAIELAVPLKVDFNYGYTWYDAK, via the coding sequence ATGGGTAAAGAAAAATTGTTATTACTAGATGGAAATAGTTTGGCATATCGAGCGTTTTTTGCGTTGCCTCTACTAGCCAACGACAGTGGAATTCATACAAATGCTGTATATGGATTTACTACAATGCTTCAAAAAATAGTAGAAGAAGAGAAACCAACAAAAATGCTTGTTGCTTTTGATGCGGGGAAAACAACCTTCCGTCATGAATCATACGGAGAATATAAGGGCGGTCGTCAGAAAACTCCACCAGAGCTATCCGAGCAATTTCCATATATAAGAAAGTTGATTGATGCTTATCAAATCAAGCGTTATGAAAAGGAACTATACGAAGCGGATGATATTATTGGCACCCTTGCAAAACAAGCTGAAAACGAACAGATGGATGTCATTATTGTTTCTGGTGATAAAGACTTAACACAGCTAGCTACCGATCAAGTGACCGTTTATATTACACGTAAAGGGATGACGGATATTGAAAAATATACGCCAGCACATATTGAAGAAAAGTACGGACTCTCTGCCCTTCAGATTATCGATATGAAAGGTTTAATGGGGGATGCTTCAGATAATATTCCAGGTGTACCGGGCGTTGGTGAAAAAACGGCCATAAAATTATTAAAGGAATACGGTTCTGTAGAAGCCCTATATGAAAAAATTGAAGATATGAAAAAGTCCAAAATGAAAGAAAAGCTTGTTGAAAATGAAGAGCAAGCAAAGCTTTCAAAAAAACTGGCGACTATTTTCACGGAAGCACCAATTGATATTACACTCGAGGATTTGAACTATCCAGGTCCAAATGAAGAAGAGCTTTTAAATGTATGGCAGGAGCTTTCTTTTAAATCATTAATCGAAAAAAGTGACTTCCAAGTAGAGGTAAAAGAAACAGCTGAATTACACTTCGACATTGTACAAGAAGTGACGGAGGATATGTTAAAGGATGTAATGGCCGTTCATGTTGAGATTGAAAATGAACACTACCATACATGCCGTGTTTTAGGTTTTGCCTTTACAGATGGAGAAAAAACCTTCTATCTTTCCTTTGATGCAATGCAGCAAAATAAAACCATTAAAAGCTGGCTGGAAGATGAAACAAAGAAAAAATACATGTCGGATAGCAAGGCAGCTCAAGCTATCTTAAACCGTGTAGGTATCAATCTACGTGGAGTAGAATTTGATATGCTGCTGGCATCGTATATTGTAAACCCTGCGATTTCAGGTGATGATATTGCAACGCTTGCAAAAGAGTTCGGCTATACAGATGTCCAAGCAAATGAAACGATTTATGGTAAAGGCGCAAAATGGACGGTTCCAACAGAATCTGATTTAGCTGAGCATGTCAGCCGTAAAGCCTTTGCTATTTGGTCAGTACAGCCGATTGTTGAAGAAAAGTTAAAAGAAAATGAACAGTTCGAGCTCTATTATGATTTAGAGCTTCCACTTGCATCGATTCTTGGCGCAATGGAAAGCAAAGGAATCAAAGTTGATATTCCGACCCTTGAAAAAATGGGTGAAGATTTGGAACAGAAAATTTCAGCTCTTGAAAAAGAGATTTACGAGCTTGCAGACGAGAAATTTAATATAAATTCTCCAAAACAATTAGGTGTTATTTTATTTGAAAAATTAGGTCTGCCTGTAGTAAAGAAAACAAAGACAGGCTATTCAACAGCTGCTGATGTCCTGGAGAAGCTGCAAAGCGAGCACAAAATCGTTCAATATATCCTAGATTATCGTCAATTAGCTAAATTAAAATCAACCTATATCGAAGGACTTATTAAGGAGGTTCATCGCGAGGATAGCAAGGTGCATACTCGCTTCCAACAAGCACTAACTTCAACGGGTCGATTAAGCTCAACAGATCCAAACCTTCAGAATATCCCTATTCGTCTTGAAGAAGGTCGAAAAATTCGACAAGCGTTTGTCCCTTCAGAAGAGGGATGGGTATTGTTTGCGGCAGATTACTCACAAATCGAATTGCGCGTACTGGCTCAAATGTCTAATGATGAGAATTTGGTGGAAGCTTTTAATGAAGGAATGGATATTCATACCCGAACTGCAATGGACGTATTCCATGTGTCAGAAGATGAAGTCACTTCGAATATGCGTCGTGCCGCAAAAGCGGTTAATTTTGGGATTGTATATGGCATCAGTGACTATGGACTGTCACAAAGTTTAAATATTACACGTAAAGAAGCCGGAGAATTTATTGAGAAATATTTAGAAAGCTTCCCGGGTGTAAAAGAATATATGGATACAATTGTGCAGGAAGCGAAGTTAAAGGGATATGTAACAACGATCTTAAATCGTCGCCGTTATTTACCAGATATTACGAGCAGAAACTTTAACCTGCGTAGTTTTGCAGAGCGTACTGCCATGAACACGCCAATTCAAGGAAGTGCAGCAGATATTATTAAAAAAGCAATGATAGATATGGACGCTCGCTTAAAAGAAGAAGGCTTAAAGTCAAAACTATTATTGCAAGTACACGATGAATTGATTTTTGAAGCACCAAAAGAGGAAATTGAAATTTTAGAAAGAATTGTACCAGAAGTAATGGAGCATGCAATTGAACTTGCGGTTCCGTTAAAAGTAGATTTCAACTATGGCTATACATGGTACGATGCAAAATAA
- a CDS encoding DNA polymerase I: MHKVNQMIQNILLAFIMSCSITSIFKATPYEWLKVEVIHIPVLFIVMLGLSLLIVEDVRNSFKKVLRFEKRQDKRPIWQVGVGMIFYFTQVGFVEVFARNLMVHDLGGMPLYLVFAFMNAFLLTVIYEEIFYPKLSNNQTPKIHS; this comes from the coding sequence TTGCACAAAGTAAATCAGATGATTCAAAATATACTTCTTGCATTCATAATGTCTTGTTCAATTACCTCTATTTTCAAAGCAACACCATACGAATGGTTAAAAGTTGAGGTAATACATATACCAGTTTTATTTATCGTTATGTTGGGTCTTTCACTTCTCATTGTAGAGGATGTACGAAATAGCTTCAAAAAAGTCTTAAGATTTGAAAAGAGACAAGATAAGCGACCAATATGGCAGGTTGGTGTAGGGATGATTTTTTACTTCACTCAAGTAGGATTTGTTGAGGTATTTGCCCGAAACTTAATGGTACATGATCTTGGGGGTATGCCGCTTTATTTAGTATTCGCCTTTATGAATGCGTTTTTACTAACAGTTATTTACGAAGAAATCTTCTACCCAAAATTATCAAACAATCAAACTCCTAAAATTCATAGTTGA
- a CDS encoding ADP-ribosylglycohydrolase family protein, which translates to MMIPRNYLEKVYASILAMNAGIRLGAPVEPPEWTSDMIQDVFGEIKDYLKEYNVFSADDDANGPIFFIRALLDHAKDRKLEVQDVAKTWLNYLREGRGMIWWGGDQVSTEHTAYLNLKKGISAPRSGSIEQNGEILAEQIGGQIFIDSFGLIFPNNPDKAAEYAEIAASVSHDRNGIFGARFIAACIALAFGKDNVLEIITEALKQIPEESTFAKVVHAVIDFHKKNPNNFRDCRQFLEDEWGYDKYGGICHIIPNAGVCILALLYGEGNVSRTIEIATMCGWDTDCNAGTVGSIVGALNGIDGIAPNYRKPINDSIVASSVSGYLNIVDLPTFAKQVALLGYREANEEPPTDLVKSYKEKEIYFDFTLPGSTHGFHTSYPFKTFMRNSENKGYSTSGSLEIIVLRMYEGDLSTVFYRTFYRRNLFMDEKYSPTFAPTAYSGQTVSMKVRIERLHGKAIVLTPYVRTTSDKKIMKTKEPIIVNNIWQTIEFTVPDTKGDLIEEVGLMIHSDSSRTERAFGKIFLDEFRIYGRPSYEIDFKKQAFEFNCVTPFAHQRGNWFLEEAKMQMESNENCTSFTGHYYMEDAVIEAQISPEKGNSHGILFRSLGTEQFYYAGFDSADKVSIGRKNFDTTVLASTDYKWKHGELYHLKVKAIDNNLSLYINDEHLLTVQDDTFLHGMWGFYAFEGGKCCYTNIKVN; encoded by the coding sequence ATGATGATCCCAAGAAATTATTTAGAAAAAGTATATGCAAGTATATTAGCCATGAACGCAGGCATACGATTAGGTGCACCAGTCGAACCGCCTGAATGGACATCGGATATGATTCAAGATGTTTTTGGAGAGATTAAAGACTATCTAAAAGAATATAATGTTTTTTCAGCTGATGATGATGCAAACGGTCCCATATTTTTTATAAGAGCATTATTAGATCACGCAAAGGACCGTAAATTAGAAGTGCAGGACGTCGCGAAAACCTGGTTAAATTATTTGAGGGAAGGAAGAGGAATGATTTGGTGGGGAGGCGACCAAGTCAGTACAGAGCATACAGCTTATTTAAATTTGAAAAAAGGCATATCAGCACCACGCTCTGGATCGATTGAGCAAAATGGAGAAATACTCGCAGAACAAATCGGAGGGCAAATTTTTATTGATTCCTTTGGTTTGATCTTCCCTAATAATCCTGATAAAGCTGCAGAATATGCAGAAATTGCAGCAAGTGTTTCACACGATCGAAACGGGATTTTCGGGGCTCGCTTTATAGCCGCCTGTATTGCCTTAGCGTTTGGTAAAGATAATGTACTTGAGATTATCACTGAAGCTTTAAAGCAGATCCCAGAAGAGAGTACGTTTGCAAAGGTGGTTCATGCAGTAATTGATTTTCATAAAAAGAACCCAAATAATTTCCGGGATTGTCGCCAATTTCTAGAAGACGAATGGGGATACGATAAGTATGGCGGAATTTGCCATATCATTCCAAATGCTGGGGTTTGTATTCTAGCTCTTTTATACGGTGAAGGAAATGTTAGTCGCACAATTGAAATTGCTACAATGTGTGGCTGGGATACCGATTGTAATGCAGGTACTGTAGGTTCAATTGTAGGAGCATTAAATGGGATTGATGGAATTGCTCCTAATTATCGAAAGCCAATAAACGATTCAATTGTTGCATCGAGTGTTTCAGGATATTTAAATATTGTGGATTTACCTACATTTGCAAAACAAGTGGCTCTATTAGGCTATCGTGAAGCGAATGAAGAGCCACCTACTGACTTGGTAAAAAGTTATAAAGAAAAGGAAATCTATTTTGATTTTACATTACCAGGTTCAACTCATGGATTCCACACGAGCTACCCTTTTAAAACATTTATGCGTAATTCAGAAAACAAAGGGTATTCCACAAGCGGTTCCCTAGAAATTATTGTATTAAGGATGTACGAAGGAGATCTTTCGACCGTATTTTATAGAACCTTTTACCGGCGAAATCTTTTTATGGATGAAAAATATTCTCCAACCTTTGCGCCAACTGCCTATAGCGGGCAAACGGTTTCCATGAAAGTAAGGATAGAAAGGTTACATGGGAAAGCGATTGTTTTAACCCCGTATGTGCGTACTACTTCTGATAAGAAAATAATGAAAACAAAGGAACCCATAATTGTAAATAATATTTGGCAAACGATTGAATTTACAGTTCCCGATACAAAAGGTGATTTAATAGAAGAAGTGGGTCTGATGATACATTCGGACTCTTCACGAACAGAAAGAGCATTTGGTAAAATTTTTTTAGATGAGTTTCGAATCTATGGTAGGCCTTCTTATGAAATTGACTTTAAAAAACAAGCTTTTGAGTTTAATTGTGTGACACCATTTGCTCATCAGCGTGGAAATTGGTTTCTGGAAGAAGCAAAAATGCAAATGGAAAGTAATGAAAATTGCACGAGCTTTACAGGGCATTATTACATGGAAGATGCTGTCATTGAAGCACAAATAAGTCCTGAAAAAGGGAATTCTCATGGAATTCTATTTCGATCACTAGGTACTGAGCAATTCTATTATGCAGGTTTTGACTCTGCCGATAAAGTATCTATTGGTAGAAAGAATTTTGATACAACTGTTTTAGCCTCAACAGACTATAAATGGAAACATGGCGAGTTGTATCATTTAAAAGTGAAAGCGATAGATAATAATTTATCTTTATATATAAATGATGAGCATCTATTGACCGTACAAGATGATACCTTTTTACATGGTATGTGGGGATTTTATGCTTTTGAAGGCGGAAAATGCTGCTATACCAATATAAAAGTAAATTAA
- a CDS encoding ADP-ribosylglycohydrolase family protein, whose translation MISFEDRVKGVLISTALGDSLGAPVEKLSREEIDQKYGYVTTLKTQWYKEALGEEATLGKRRGNGIITDDTLMTLALCRVYKKEERHLDAYDLANEFTKEIAFRKTFIPEFDRDAHILDRLFYPEKHIFLRHVLANCEPREGGMGNMVNCGAAMYMAPIGIVNAGNPLAAYNEAIAFASGHQVSYGLEAAGVLAACVACAFTPNSSVEDVVKTAIALAKDGTKQAIIALTNKAKELKKHNCSYDELVTILHDCIAPFSPMGDDVHRKIEKIGIPSNHYTPSRLFSIEELPLALAFIVYNDGEYYKSILDGINSGRDTDSIGVMVGVILGAMYGTKYIKEEDVDILSRTNQINFAKEATTFTAVAKQIIEKDLQIIRKQEGIIGH comes from the coding sequence ATGATTTCATTTGAAGATCGTGTAAAAGGTGTTTTAATTTCAACAGCACTGGGCGATTCGCTCGGTGCTCCAGTTGAAAAACTGTCCCGGGAAGAGATTGATCAAAAATATGGTTATGTAACCACTTTGAAAACACAGTGGTATAAAGAAGCGTTAGGAGAAGAGGCAACACTTGGAAAACGACGCGGCAACGGGATTATTACAGATGATACCCTAATGACCCTTGCCCTTTGTCGTGTATATAAGAAGGAAGAACGTCATTTAGATGCCTATGATTTAGCCAATGAATTCACAAAAGAAATTGCATTTCGCAAAACATTTATTCCTGAATTTGATCGCGACGCTCATATATTAGACCGTTTATTTTATCCAGAAAAGCATATTTTCCTGCGCCATGTACTCGCAAATTGTGAACCCCGTGAAGGTGGAATGGGGAATATGGTGAACTGTGGTGCAGCGATGTATATGGCCCCCATTGGAATTGTAAACGCAGGAAATCCACTCGCTGCATATAATGAAGCAATAGCATTTGCTTCGGGTCATCAAGTAAGCTATGGACTTGAAGCAGCTGGCGTTTTGGCAGCATGTGTGGCATGTGCATTTACTCCGAATAGTTCAGTGGAAGATGTTGTCAAAACGGCTATTGCTTTAGCAAAGGATGGCACAAAACAAGCAATAATAGCGCTTACAAACAAAGCAAAAGAATTGAAAAAACACAATTGCTCCTATGATGAGTTGGTAACAATCTTACATGACTGTATTGCACCTTTTTCGCCAATGGGTGATGATGTGCACCGAAAAATTGAGAAGATTGGAATTCCGTCGAATCATTATACACCCAGCCGATTATTCTCTATTGAAGAATTACCGCTTGCCTTAGCCTTTATCGTATACAACGATGGTGAATATTATAAATCCATATTGGATGGTATAAATTCTGGAAGAGATACAGATTCAATCGGTGTAATGGTGGGAGTGATTTTGGGGGCGATGTATGGAACGAAATATATTAAAGAGGAAGACGTAGACATACTTTCTAGGACAAATCAAATTAATTTTGCCAAAGAAGCCACTACCTTTACGGCGGTAGCAAAACAGATTATTGAAAAGGATTTACAAATCATTCGGAAACAGGAAGGAATTATTGGGCATTAA